A part of Jiangella alba genomic DNA contains:
- a CDS encoding LacI family DNA-binding transcriptional regulator, whose translation MTDTRRARLRDIATALGVSVNTVSRALGGKDSVSEHTRERIMAEAERIGYVPNTHARSLVLGSAMTIGLVITNPSNPFYAQLINGIEPHGRGRGYSLLLMVTDESVENERRAAESLLRSAVDGAIVVPVQGETAHWTRVQAAGVPIVFANRDVPELGCDFVGIDNEHGAYESTRHLIASGARRIQVLEEDLPITTIAGRIAGFHRAMADAGLPSSDADVISVPTRRHDSAVLPWQPAEAYRLARELVAGDDRPDAVVAGNDFFALGLYRALAERGLRAPGDLAIVGYGDHPYAAYMDPPLTTVHLPARRIGETAVDLLLRRLRDGADAAPRKQRLTPELVVRAST comes from the coding sequence GTGACCGACACCCGCAGGGCGCGGCTGCGCGACATCGCCACCGCCCTGGGCGTGTCGGTCAACACCGTCTCCCGGGCGCTGGGCGGCAAGGACAGCGTCAGTGAGCACACTCGCGAGCGCATCATGGCCGAGGCCGAGCGCATCGGCTACGTGCCCAACACGCACGCCCGCTCGCTCGTGCTCGGCTCGGCCATGACCATCGGGCTGGTCATCACCAACCCGTCGAACCCGTTCTACGCCCAGCTGATCAACGGCATCGAGCCGCACGGGCGCGGGCGCGGCTACTCGCTGCTGCTCATGGTCACCGACGAGAGCGTCGAGAACGAGCGGCGAGCGGCGGAGTCGCTGCTGCGCTCGGCCGTCGACGGCGCCATCGTCGTGCCCGTGCAGGGCGAGACCGCGCACTGGACGCGGGTGCAGGCGGCCGGCGTGCCGATCGTGTTCGCCAACCGCGACGTGCCCGAGCTGGGCTGCGACTTCGTCGGCATCGACAACGAGCACGGCGCCTACGAGTCCACCAGGCACCTGATCGCGTCCGGCGCCCGGCGCATCCAGGTGCTCGAGGAGGACCTCCCGATCACCACCATCGCCGGGCGCATCGCCGGCTTCCACCGGGCCATGGCCGACGCCGGCCTGCCCAGCTCCGACGCCGACGTCATCTCGGTGCCGACCCGCCGGCACGACTCCGCCGTCCTGCCGTGGCAGCCGGCCGAGGCGTACCGGCTGGCCCGCGAGCTGGTCGCCGGCGACGACCGGCCCGACGCCGTCGTGGCCGGCAACGACTTCTTCGCGCTCGGGCTGTACCGCGCGCTGGCCGAGCGCGGGCTGCGCGCGCCGGGCGACCTCGCCATCGTCGGCTACGGCGACCACCCGTACGCGGCCTATATGGACCCGCCGCTGACGACGGTGCACCTGCCGGCCCGCCGCATCGGCGAGACCGCCGTCGACCTGCTGCTGCGCCGCCTGCGCGACGGCGCCGACGCCGCGCCGCGCAAGCAGCGGCTGACGCCCGAGCTGGTCGTCCGCGCCTCCACGTGA
- a CDS encoding histidine phosphatase family protein: MNARWQVDEPAVDGARRVRLVLIRHGESTWNAEGRIQGQLGPGLSGRGRDQAATVARWLRDHHPRVGAVAVSDLPRVTETAAAYLDLAPSAVVTDPRLREIDNGDWSGRTTAEVAAAYPEQIAAIRRGEDLPRGGGETFAQLTARVDDALRELAGRLVAEPVALVFTHGGPIRVAVAAALGLPAGGHALLEPPGNCSVTELSVLVGPDGTTLARRLAGYNHDPLGRAEPSTALAEPTAADDDVAAARRTA; encoded by the coding sequence GTGAACGCGAGATGGCAGGTCGACGAGCCGGCAGTGGACGGCGCCCGCCGGGTGCGTCTGGTGCTGATCCGGCATGGCGAATCGACGTGGAACGCGGAGGGCCGCATCCAGGGGCAGCTCGGGCCGGGGCTGTCCGGCCGCGGCCGCGACCAGGCGGCGACGGTGGCGCGGTGGCTGCGCGACCACCACCCGCGGGTCGGCGCCGTGGCCGTCAGCGACCTCCCGCGGGTCACCGAGACCGCCGCCGCCTACCTCGACCTCGCCCCGTCCGCCGTCGTCACCGACCCACGGCTGCGCGAGATCGACAACGGCGACTGGAGCGGCCGCACCACCGCCGAGGTGGCGGCCGCATATCCCGAGCAGATCGCCGCGATCCGCCGCGGCGAGGACCTCCCGCGCGGCGGCGGCGAGACCTTCGCCCAGTTGACCGCCCGGGTCGACGACGCACTGCGGGAGCTGGCCGGTCGGCTCGTCGCCGAGCCGGTCGCGCTGGTCTTCACCCACGGCGGGCCGATCCGGGTCGCCGTCGCCGCGGCCCTGGGGCTGCCGGCCGGCGGCCACGCCCTGCTCGAGCCGCCCGGCAACTGCTCGGTGACCGAGCTGTCCGTGCTGGTCGGCCCGGACGGGACGACGCTTGCGCGGCGGCTGGCCGGCTACAACCACGATCCACTCGGCCGGGCCGAGCCGAGCACCGCGCTCGCCGAACCGACCGCCGCGGACGACGACGTCGCGGCCGCGAGGAGGACCGCGTGA
- a CDS encoding IclR family transcriptional regulator: MKSLSRALEVLTELSRHGHPRTLTDITNAVGLHKSTVHRMLATFVEFGLVRRDEANRYVVGLGALDLARAARGDAGPDSVVHPALSALHESTGQAVSYGRPRGGHLVRTATAGQPAADPGAPLPMHATALGKAYLAHRPRVEVDRFVARAPFPRLTACTVTDAYGLLRSLARARTCGYAVEDREYAETGRAVAAPVLDHDGLAVAAVAVRVPSRVRHPAELRGLAAAVTACADRIGAGLLDEAPPMTVLAHAQGA, from the coding sequence ATGAAGTCGCTGAGCCGCGCCCTCGAAGTCCTGACCGAGCTGAGCCGGCACGGCCACCCGCGCACGCTGACCGACATCACCAACGCCGTCGGGCTGCACAAGAGCACCGTCCACCGGATGCTCGCGACCTTCGTCGAGTTCGGCCTGGTCCGCCGCGACGAGGCCAACCGGTACGTCGTCGGCCTGGGCGCGCTCGACCTCGCGCGGGCCGCCCGCGGCGACGCCGGGCCCGACTCCGTCGTCCACCCGGCGCTGAGCGCGCTGCACGAGAGCACCGGCCAGGCGGTCAGCTACGGCCGGCCCCGCGGCGGGCACCTGGTGCGGACGGCGACCGCCGGCCAGCCCGCGGCCGACCCCGGGGCGCCGCTGCCGATGCACGCGACGGCGCTGGGCAAGGCCTACCTCGCGCACCGCCCGCGGGTCGAGGTCGACCGGTTCGTGGCGCGGGCGCCGTTCCCGCGGCTCACCGCCTGCACCGTCACCGACGCGTACGGCCTGCTCAGGTCCCTGGCCCGGGCGCGGACCTGCGGCTACGCCGTCGAGGATCGCGAGTACGCCGAGACCGGCCGGGCCGTCGCGGCCCCGGTGCTCGACCACGACGGGCTGGCGGTGGCCGCCGTCGCCGTCCGGGTCCCGTCGCGGGTCCGGCACCCGGCCGAGCTGCGCGGCCTGGCCGCCGCCGTCACGGCGTGCGCCGACCGTATCGGCGCCGGCCTGCTGGACGAGGCGCCCCCGATGACCGTCCTGGCGCACGCGCAGGGCGCCTGA
- the nikB gene encoding nickel ABC transporter permease — MPAYLARRLLFSVFVLWGAVSVIFVVLRLVPGDPATVLLGPDATADQIAQLRDRMGLDESLIVQYGSYLRDVVRLDFGDSFRMNVDAMDLVLSRLPNTAELAIAALTLSVLIGFPLGVLAALRANTLTDRVISVLSLVGQSTPAFWVGIVFILVFARTLDVLPSGGTGGWQHLVLPAVTLALPFLAILVRLTRSGLLEVIHEGYVQTARAKGLRETVVIFPHAARNALIPVVTVVGLQFGQLLGGTVIVETVFAWPGVGRLLVDAISHRDYGVVQAAVLFIAAVFVLVNLFVDVLYGYLDPRVRLAG; from the coding sequence ATGCCGGCCTACCTCGCACGCCGGCTGCTGTTCTCCGTCTTCGTGTTGTGGGGTGCTGTCTCGGTCATCTTCGTGGTGCTGCGGCTGGTGCCCGGCGACCCCGCGACCGTGCTGCTCGGGCCCGACGCGACCGCCGACCAGATCGCCCAGCTGCGCGACCGGATGGGCCTGGACGAGTCACTGATCGTCCAGTACGGCAGCTACCTGCGCGATGTCGTCAGGCTGGACTTCGGCGACTCGTTCCGGATGAACGTCGACGCCATGGACCTCGTGCTGTCGCGGCTGCCGAACACCGCCGAGCTGGCGATCGCCGCGCTCACGCTGTCGGTGCTCATCGGCTTCCCGCTCGGCGTCCTCGCGGCGCTGCGCGCGAACACGCTGACCGACCGCGTCATCTCGGTGCTGTCGCTGGTGGGGCAGTCGACGCCGGCGTTCTGGGTCGGCATCGTCTTCATCCTGGTGTTCGCCCGGACGCTGGACGTGCTGCCCAGCGGCGGCACCGGCGGCTGGCAGCACCTGGTGCTCCCGGCGGTCACGCTGGCGCTGCCGTTCCTGGCCATCCTGGTCCGGCTGACCCGCAGCGGGCTGCTCGAGGTCATCCACGAGGGCTACGTGCAGACGGCGCGCGCGAAGGGCCTGCGCGAGACCGTGGTGATCTTCCCGCACGCCGCCCGCAACGCGCTGATCCCGGTGGTGACCGTGGTCGGCCTGCAGTTCGGCCAGCTGCTCGGCGGCACCGTCATCGTCGAGACGGTGTTCGCCTGGCCCGGCGTCGGGCGGCTGCTGGTCGACGCCATCTCGCACCGCGACTACGGCGTCGTCCAGGCCGCGGTGCTGTTCATCGCCGCGGTGTTCGTGCTGGTCAACCTGTTCGTCGACGTCCTGTACGGCTACCTCGACCCCCGCGTGCGATTGGCCGGGTGA
- a CDS encoding DUF6772 family protein → MTGQFRRALVAADPRLSKFNPLGRILAHDDFDSGTHGWCELLGNYDGNGNLDTVDDHMRDFRPPQLSACNFFDIGTHGTLGGTYALKLATRPYPGHTAVAIRRLTMSGRGRVQLETYFTFKAEATLGSDPANDTFGEVAWDGNLHPSEAQFGALTVATDLCGDGGVRYHTVARYQNTDHQHRLTRQWMYPGVPEPTPREHLEGKVKLGYAADFTAPNPDDWHPFGEPQELCYNEVPTKVNWHYLRWVVDTAARKNVELQINDRVMDMSDVPVPIYEDRYESLENLLNFYFSVRTHSSVRNFLYLDSVLVSVDW, encoded by the coding sequence ATGACCGGCCAGTTCAGGAGGGCCCTCGTGGCGGCCGATCCGCGCCTGTCGAAATTCAATCCGCTCGGCCGCATCCTCGCCCACGACGACTTCGACTCCGGCACCCACGGCTGGTGCGAACTGCTCGGCAACTACGACGGCAACGGCAACCTCGACACCGTCGACGACCACATGCGCGACTTCCGCCCGCCGCAGCTGAGCGCGTGCAACTTCTTCGACATCGGCACCCACGGGACGCTCGGCGGCACGTACGCCCTGAAGCTGGCCACGCGGCCGTATCCGGGGCACACCGCCGTCGCCATCAGGCGCCTGACGATGAGCGGCCGCGGCCGGGTGCAGCTGGAGACGTACTTCACCTTCAAGGCCGAGGCCACACTGGGTTCCGACCCCGCCAACGACACGTTCGGCGAGGTCGCCTGGGACGGCAACCTGCACCCGTCGGAGGCCCAGTTCGGCGCGCTGACGGTGGCCACCGACCTGTGCGGCGACGGCGGCGTCCGCTACCACACCGTCGCGCGGTACCAGAACACCGACCACCAGCACCGGCTGACCCGGCAGTGGATGTACCCGGGGGTGCCCGAGCCGACGCCGCGCGAGCACCTCGAGGGCAAGGTGAAGCTGGGCTACGCGGCCGATTTCACGGCGCCGAACCCGGACGACTGGCACCCGTTCGGCGAGCCCCAGGAGCTCTGCTACAACGAGGTCCCGACGAAGGTGAACTGGCATTATCTGCGGTGGGTCGTCGACACCGCCGCACGCAAGAACGTGGAATTGCAGATCAACGACCGGGTGATGGACATGAGCGATGTCCCGGTACCGATCTACGAAGACCGGTACGAGTCGTTGGAGAATCTGCTGAACTTCTATTTCAGTGTGCGCACGCATTCGTCGGTGCGCAATTTCCTGTACCTGGACTCCGTTCTCGTCTCGGTGGATTGGTAG
- a CDS encoding lamin tail domain-containing protein, with protein MVRSTRRAAALLTTAIVAASAVVAAPAARSADAVADVLVSEVAAGGPGGADDAFIELTNYGDAPADLDSWRVYHCGASGSRGASPLVPALAGVTLAPGQTFLLAHRSSSLAATADAVFGTSLADDAMGVWLEDGDARLVDRIAVSPASRDSICGPPVPSTLDFARGQSYQRVSATGDVGADFVRAARTPGAANAERPDPGVRRGEVLVGELANGGPGGDADEFVTLTNTGDDAVDVGGWRLSVCTTLGARQTAGVLAQVPPGTTLPPGERLLVAHASANVPDDGAVLRYADPALAEDGFGVLVEDAAGTVVDAVGVYESDAVHEPAVDSACTQGTALPDRLDYRSGQTYRRVADTGDNAADFAVTAPGPEENRADGIRVSEFSHDPAAPFVELVNDGDQPADLTGWTVDRCLANGRRALEPVTVLDGVALTPGGTHVVPLTATPPDEDGYGFSVHDADGRLVDRAGAYFALYSPCTDGVSLVPFLDLASGETHQRLRDTGDNVADFVRAPASPGAIPADLHDPADIPAEELEPADVAPSPRPLPPAPLTPSDGADDVAGDAVLSARAGHTAGDSADLTFRGGPRLPVLENAAAVFTGVSPAAPPSERTLPGEERHRAAGLVRGEDTEPLVTEATEGFPYQRFELTVADDAPATFDVVWTGRSTGASELQLYVWNHLSGAWELLDAGTGSVTLTGTVDAATAVRGRRVSVLVQDGPATRPAFTGAADRSFEDPADYDFAIGVLPDPQQLTEQFRDVHADQVSWLVRNAEARKIEYTAHVGDIVQNWMWGTHLEGRARDEWGFASDLMGVLEDAGMPYGILPGNHDNKWGRDSGLFNEYFPPERFAGSPWYGGSWRPGDNVSHYDTLEIDGAPFLVLNIGFVAYPDRDETLDWAASVVAAHPEHNVIVTTHEYLNRDAVPTTPENDRWTSLGERIWQQVVRPYDNVFLVLSGHVNGVAQAVRHEDDGRVVTELLTNYQGYQADGLQDTGFLRLLQFDLDSKTMSVNTYSPSRDEHNAGEYYVAGPYGDEADEFVVPADIGDVYDKRVETTGFALASLDGLGTVPAVDGATAELAWAGLAAGRRYVWFAEAADAAGRSARSPLSNFATAGR; from the coding sequence ATGGTGCGATCCACCCGCCGAGCGGCGGCCCTGCTCACCACGGCCATCGTCGCCGCGAGCGCCGTCGTGGCGGCGCCCGCGGCGAGGTCGGCCGACGCCGTCGCGGACGTCCTCGTCAGCGAGGTCGCCGCCGGCGGCCCGGGCGGCGCCGACGACGCCTTCATCGAGCTGACGAACTACGGCGACGCGCCCGCCGACCTCGACTCCTGGCGCGTCTACCACTGCGGCGCCAGCGGCAGCCGCGGCGCCAGCCCGCTGGTGCCCGCGCTGGCCGGGGTGACGCTGGCGCCCGGCCAGACGTTCCTGCTGGCGCACCGCTCGTCCAGCCTGGCCGCGACGGCGGACGCGGTGTTCGGCACGTCGCTGGCCGACGACGCGATGGGCGTGTGGCTGGAGGACGGCGACGCGCGGCTGGTCGACCGGATCGCGGTGTCGCCGGCGTCGCGCGACAGCATCTGCGGCCCGCCGGTGCCGAGCACCCTGGACTTCGCCCGCGGCCAGTCCTACCAGCGGGTGAGCGCCACCGGCGACGTCGGCGCCGACTTCGTCCGGGCCGCGCGCACGCCGGGCGCCGCCAACGCCGAGCGGCCGGACCCCGGCGTCCGGCGCGGCGAGGTGCTGGTCGGCGAGCTGGCGAACGGCGGCCCCGGCGGCGACGCCGACGAGTTCGTGACGCTGACCAACACCGGGGACGACGCCGTCGACGTCGGCGGCTGGCGGCTCTCGGTGTGCACGACGCTCGGGGCGCGGCAGACCGCGGGGGTGCTCGCGCAGGTCCCGCCCGGGACGACGCTGCCGCCCGGCGAGCGGCTGCTGGTGGCGCACGCGTCCGCGAACGTGCCGGACGACGGCGCCGTCCTGCGGTACGCGGACCCGGCGCTGGCCGAGGACGGGTTCGGCGTGCTGGTGGAAGACGCCGCGGGCACGGTGGTCGACGCCGTCGGCGTGTACGAGTCCGACGCCGTCCACGAGCCGGCCGTCGACAGCGCCTGCACGCAGGGCACGGCGCTGCCGGACCGGCTGGACTACCGGTCCGGCCAGACCTACCGGCGCGTCGCGGACACCGGCGACAACGCCGCCGACTTCGCCGTCACGGCCCCCGGCCCGGAAGAGAACCGGGCCGACGGCATCCGCGTCAGCGAGTTCTCGCACGACCCCGCCGCCCCGTTCGTCGAGCTGGTCAACGACGGCGACCAGCCCGCCGACCTCACCGGCTGGACCGTCGACCGCTGCCTGGCGAACGGGCGCCGGGCGCTGGAACCCGTGACGGTCCTCGACGGCGTCGCGCTCACGCCGGGCGGCACGCACGTCGTCCCGCTCACCGCCACGCCGCCGGACGAGGACGGCTACGGGTTCTCCGTGCACGACGCGGACGGACGCCTGGTCGACCGCGCCGGCGCGTACTTCGCGCTCTACAGCCCGTGCACCGACGGCGTCTCGCTGGTGCCGTTCCTCGACCTCGCGTCCGGCGAGACGCACCAGCGGTTGCGGGACACCGGCGACAACGTCGCCGACTTCGTCCGGGCGCCGGCGTCGCCCGGCGCGATCCCCGCCGACCTGCACGACCCGGCGGACATCCCGGCCGAGGAGCTGGAACCCGCCGATGTCGCCCCGTCGCCGCGGCCGCTGCCGCCGGCGCCGCTGACGCCGTCCGACGGGGCGGACGACGTGGCCGGCGACGCCGTCCTGTCGGCGCGGGCCGGGCACACCGCCGGCGACTCCGCCGATCTGACGTTCCGCGGCGGCCCGCGGCTGCCCGTGCTCGAGAACGCCGCCGCCGTGTTCACCGGCGTCAGCCCGGCGGCGCCGCCGTCGGAGCGGACGCTGCCCGGCGAGGAGCGGCACCGCGCCGCCGGCCTCGTCCGCGGAGAGGACACCGAGCCGCTGGTCACCGAGGCGACCGAGGGCTTCCCGTACCAGCGGTTCGAGCTGACGGTCGCCGACGACGCGCCCGCCACGTTCGACGTCGTGTGGACCGGCCGGTCGACCGGCGCCAGCGAGCTGCAGCTCTACGTCTGGAACCACCTGTCGGGCGCCTGGGAGCTGCTGGACGCCGGCACCGGGTCGGTCACCCTGACCGGCACGGTCGACGCCGCGACGGCGGTCCGCGGCCGCCGCGTCAGCGTCCTCGTCCAGGACGGCCCGGCGACCCGGCCCGCGTTCACCGGCGCCGCCGACCGCTCCTTCGAGGACCCGGCCGACTACGACTTCGCCATCGGCGTGCTGCCTGACCCGCAGCAGCTCACCGAGCAGTTCCGCGACGTCCACGCCGACCAGGTGTCCTGGCTGGTGCGCAACGCCGAGGCGCGCAAGATCGAGTACACCGCGCACGTCGGCGACATCGTGCAGAACTGGATGTGGGGCACGCACCTGGAAGGCCGGGCCCGCGACGAGTGGGGGTTCGCGTCGGACCTCATGGGCGTGCTGGAGGATGCCGGCATGCCGTACGGCATCCTGCCGGGCAACCACGACAACAAGTGGGGCCGCGACTCCGGCCTGTTCAACGAGTACTTCCCGCCGGAACGGTTCGCCGGCAGCCCGTGGTACGGCGGCTCCTGGCGGCCCGGCGACAACGTCAGCCACTACGACACGCTGGAGATCGACGGCGCGCCGTTCCTCGTGCTCAACATCGGCTTCGTGGCGTACCCGGACCGCGACGAGACGCTGGACTGGGCCGCGTCCGTCGTCGCCGCCCACCCGGAGCACAACGTGATCGTCACGACGCACGAGTACCTCAACCGCGACGCCGTACCCACCACGCCGGAGAACGACCGCTGGACGTCGCTGGGCGAGCGGATCTGGCAGCAGGTGGTGCGTCCGTACGACAACGTGTTCCTCGTGCTCAGCGGCCACGTCAACGGCGTGGCCCAGGCCGTCAGGCACGAGGACGACGGCCGCGTCGTGACCGAGTTGCTGACCAACTACCAGGGCTACCAGGCAGACGGGCTGCAGGACACCGGCTTCCTGCGGCTGCTGCAGTTCGACCTCGACAGCAAGACGATGTCGGTCAACACGTACTCGCCGTCGCGCGACGAGCACAACGCCGGCGAGTACTACGTGGCCGGCCCCTACG
- a CDS encoding FAD-dependent oxidoreductase has product MSSDLVVVGAGIVGASVASHAARAGGGATLVDAGQPNAGVTAGSFARIGSSGLRTGSAAALRGPAMQLTRRWVVT; this is encoded by the coding sequence ATGAGCAGCGATCTGGTGGTCGTCGGCGCCGGCATCGTCGGCGCCTCGGTGGCTTCTCACGCCGCGCGGGCCGGTGGCGGCGCGACCCTCGTCGACGCCGGGCAGCCCAACGCCGGCGTCACGGCGGGCTCCTTCGCCCGGATCGGATCGTCCGGCCTGCGCACTGGCTCGGCGGCCGCGCTGCGTGGCCCCGCGATGCAGCTCACCCGCCGGTGGGTCGTGACGTAA
- a CDS encoding ABC transporter substrate-binding protein, with product MMRSRAHRPLALGLAAVLAVALAACGGDDDESAAGGGEQVLRVAPSVAPVSLDPHGEQSAEEGVQEIVQHLLDPLVRLEDGEFVPVLAESWENPDDLTWVFHLRDDVTFHDGTPLTAADVKASAERLIELNGPLAPLWAGVAAVEAADEHTVTIRTAQPLGTVISTVSLLFVGPADRIGAADFWRAPVGSGPFVFDEFLPDERVVMTANEDYWGGAPELDRLEFTYIPEISARLTALETGEVDLTTGVPPDQAPSIQDNEDIVFETSPSYTYYFMWFNSGREPFTDPRVRQAMWHAVDVETIVADLFGDAATVARGPIPQDVFGASEQQPYEYDPELARQLLAEAGYPDGFSTTLQWPRESGANIRSLAQTLMSHWAEVGITVEPLEKERAQWIDDLNALSWDLNLQTNSVGTGDADYTLGRLYTCEANRNGFCSEELDQLLLAAKSALDPEERATLYEQAATLIWEQAVGIFPMDLGNNVAYRDRVEGFEMPANGRARFHEVSVTGEAAEVY from the coding sequence ATGATGCGCAGCCGGGCACACCGTCCGCTGGCACTGGGCCTCGCGGCCGTCCTGGCCGTGGCCCTCGCCGCCTGCGGAGGGGACGACGACGAGAGCGCGGCCGGGGGTGGTGAGCAGGTGCTCCGCGTCGCGCCGAGCGTGGCGCCGGTCTCGCTGGACCCGCACGGCGAGCAGTCCGCCGAGGAGGGCGTCCAGGAGATCGTCCAGCACCTGCTCGACCCGCTGGTCCGCCTGGAGGACGGCGAGTTCGTCCCGGTCCTGGCCGAGTCGTGGGAGAACCCCGACGACCTGACCTGGGTGTTCCACCTGCGCGACGACGTCACGTTCCACGACGGGACCCCGCTCACCGCGGCCGATGTCAAGGCGTCGGCGGAGCGGCTGATCGAGCTGAACGGGCCGCTCGCGCCGCTGTGGGCGGGCGTCGCGGCGGTCGAGGCGGCCGACGAGCACACCGTGACGATCCGGACGGCGCAGCCGCTGGGCACCGTGATCAGCACGGTCTCGCTGCTGTTCGTCGGCCCGGCCGATCGCATCGGCGCGGCGGACTTCTGGCGGGCGCCGGTGGGCTCGGGGCCGTTCGTGTTCGACGAGTTCCTGCCCGACGAGCGGGTCGTGATGACCGCGAACGAGGACTACTGGGGCGGCGCGCCGGAGCTGGACCGGCTGGAGTTCACCTACATCCCGGAGATCTCCGCCCGCCTGACCGCGCTGGAGACCGGCGAGGTCGACCTCACGACGGGCGTGCCGCCGGACCAGGCGCCGTCGATCCAGGACAACGAGGACATCGTCTTCGAGACATCGCCCAGCTACACGTACTACTTCATGTGGTTCAACTCCGGCCGCGAGCCGTTCACCGACCCGCGGGTGCGGCAGGCGATGTGGCACGCCGTCGACGTCGAGACCATCGTGGCCGACCTGTTCGGCGACGCCGCGACGGTCGCGCGCGGCCCGATCCCGCAGGACGTCTTCGGCGCCAGCGAGCAGCAGCCGTACGAGTACGACCCGGAGCTGGCCCGGCAGCTGCTCGCCGAGGCCGGCTACCCCGACGGCTTCAGCACGACGCTGCAGTGGCCGCGCGAGTCCGGCGCGAACATCCGCTCGCTGGCGCAGACGCTGATGTCGCACTGGGCCGAAGTGGGCATCACGGTCGAGCCGCTGGAGAAGGAACGGGCCCAGTGGATCGACGACCTCAACGCGCTGAGCTGGGACCTGAACCTGCAGACGAACAGCGTCGGCACCGGTGACGCCGACTACACGCTCGGCCGGCTGTACACCTGCGAGGCGAACCGCAACGGATTCTGCAGCGAGGAGCTGGACCAGTTGCTGCTGGCGGCGAAGTCGGCGCTGGACCCGGAGGAGCGCGCCACGTTGTACGAGCAGGCCGCGACGCTGATCTGGGAGCAGGCGGTCGGCATCTTCCCGATGGACCTCGGCAACAACGTCGCGTACCGCGACCGCGTCGAGGGGTTCGAGATGCCGGCCAACGGCCGGGCCCGCTTCCACGAGGTGTCGGTCACCGGCGAGGCCGCCGAGGTGTACTAG
- a CDS encoding endonuclease/exonuclease/phosphatase family protein: MTTFVSMTYNLWGGHHLDARVPALRSLFEVRPPDLLSVQELTPRLRELIDAALPGHRRVDDPFPGWGTQSNLWWRDDLFTLEEHGAEDVGIRAEHARLFWARLRARPSGGGDAASGRSDAAPGPSDAAPGRSDAAPGRSNAAPGLSGVAFGASDTPPGREGPHPTGGHRQTRSLGDTDAASGRSDAAPGPSDAAPGRSNAAPGLSDVALGASDTPPGREGPHPTGGHRQTRSFVYATAHLTWPGHPQERADDVSPRVGQARNIVAALDRLAGDGPCLFTADVNDYARPLWVLREAGFADAFAALGRSSPITHPVVPLPGEGQGQRPGWAAPEPVAKAIDWQFHRGPLRPRCAEVVEFFHEGVAPSDHKPVVVTYTLPDKEKP, from the coding sequence GTGACCACGTTCGTGTCGATGACCTACAACCTCTGGGGCGGCCACCACCTGGACGCGCGGGTGCCGGCGCTGCGCTCGCTGTTCGAGGTCCGCCCGCCCGACCTGCTGTCCGTCCAGGAGCTGACGCCGCGCCTGCGTGAGCTCATCGACGCCGCCCTGCCCGGTCACCGCCGGGTGGACGACCCGTTCCCCGGCTGGGGCACGCAGAGCAACCTCTGGTGGCGCGACGACCTGTTCACGCTGGAGGAGCACGGCGCCGAGGACGTCGGCATCAGGGCCGAGCACGCGCGGCTGTTCTGGGCGCGGCTACGCGCTCGGCCCTCCGGCGGAGGCGACGCGGCGTCCGGCCGGAGCGACGCGGCGCCTGGCCCGAGCGACGCGGCGCCCGGGCGGAGCGACGCGGCGCCCGGGCGGAGCAACGCGGCGCCCGGTCTGAGCGGCGTCGCGTTCGGCGCCAGTGACACCCCGCCCGGCCGGGAGGGCCCCCACCCTACGGGCGGGCACCGACAGACTCGCTCGCTCGGCGATACCGACGCGGCGTCCGGCCGGAGCGACGCGGCGCCTGGCCCGAGCGACGCAGCGCCCGGGCGGAGCAACGCGGCGCCCGGTCTGAGCGACGTCGCGTTGGGCGCCAGTGACACCCCGCCCGGCCGGGAGGGCCCCCACCCTACGGGCGGGCACCGACAGACTCGCTCGTTCGTCTACGCCACGGCGCACCTGACCTGGCCCGGTCACCCGCAGGAGCGCGCCGACGACGTGAGCCCGCGGGTCGGGCAGGCCCGCAACATCGTGGCGGCGCTGGACCGGCTGGCCGGCGACGGCCCGTGCCTGTTCACCGCGGACGTCAACGACTACGCGCGGCCGCTGTGGGTGCTGCGCGAGGCCGGCTTCGCCGACGCGTTCGCGGCGCTGGGCCGCAGCTCGCCGATCACCCACCCGGTCGTGCCGCTGCCGGGCGAAGGCCAAGGTCAACGCCCCGGCTGGGCCGCTCCGGAGCCGGTGGCCAAGGCGATCGACTGGCAGTTCCACCGCGGTCCGCTGCGGCCGCGCTGCGCCGAGGTCGTCGAGTTCTTCCACGAGGGCGTCGCGCCCTCCGACCACAAGCCCGTGGTCGTCACCTACACATTGCCTGACAAGGAGAAGCCATGA